The window TGTGTTCTTTTGAAACCTAATCAAAACCAGAGACAGCATGGAAATGAAGGTCCATTTCTGTTGTAAATATAGAAGAAAAGTTTGTGTCAATAATATTGTAGCTTTCTCTTCTGACAAAACAATTAAATACAGCTACCTTATTCTCTATGTACTAAGCAAATGATTCATAATGggttttaagttttaaaaagtaaagtaaaaacTACAGGTATTTCTGTCCTCTCCAATGCGTTTTATGTTTCCCTTGTGCTTTCACAATGCCCCAAAACATGAAATATCTAATCGTGCCTTTGGTACTTGTTTCCTCTCTATTCTAGCTGGGTACCAGTCCATGGGTTTGGGGGGATTGTCTAGCACTGAGATATTTTTCATGTCAGACATCTGCTTGAAGGTTTCCATCCAAGTTCCTTTCTCCCTAATGCAGGAACATGGACCTTGCATAGCTGCATTCACTCCTTCCTTAGAAGGACTTTTCTCCTACGTAAGCCTCTCTTTTGTGTTCTCAGAAGCACGAAGAAGATCAGGTAGAAATCTCCAACCTCCAGGTGGGGACTTACGTCTTCCAGCTCACTGTCACAGACACTGCACAACAGCAAGACTTCACCAACATCACCATTGTGGTATTGAGCTCTGAGCAGACAGAAGGTGAGCCTGAGCCCACACGTATTTACCTGGAGTCCTCGAGCCTCGGTGCTGTTCTAGCATTATTGGTGCTCTTCTCAGAGGGGTAGATGGGAGAAGAGCACAACCAAGAGCCTGGACTTGCATGTCAGCTTTTCCCAGTAATAGCCTGCACCAGTAGTGCAAGGTCTCTGCATTCACAGTGATCCATTTTGGGGTTTTCACATACCCTTGCAGGAGATGGTGCCTGCAATAACCCCATCTGCTCTGCCTGTCATTGCTCTCTGCTGGGTGATACCAGAGTGGGTGAAGCTTGGGGTTGCAAAACAGGAGAACGTGAAAGGTCTGTGGTTTTGTGGTGAAGGCCCTTAGGTTGCAGGGTAGGTGGAGTCATCTGCAAGACATTCAATGTatagctggatttttttttctttaatggatTTGTTCAATGATGAAATGTTCAGCATTACAAGTGTATTAGGAGTAAGGAGTTCTTGGACAAATGGTTGACTGGCAGCTAAGCAGGGGATGTCTTCTCCTACCTCAGGTACCATAAACATGTAAGAGTAGCCATGTCAAGTGATGCTAAAGGTCTGACCAAGCTCCAATACACTGCATTCAACAGTGTGCAGAGGTTGATACTTTGGAAAGAGTGCAAGAACGTGACATGCTATCGGTAAATCTCTACTGTGCTTGACTAATTTTGTCAAGGATTTTGCAgctgggagattttttttttagcagaggATGGTGTCTTTATGTTTAATAACCATGTATGAATCCCTTTTTGACCTCATGTAATCTTTGAAAAGCAGCAACCTCCTGAAGCAAGGAGTTTCACAGCTTAACTATGTGCTGTGTGGAGATGCAACTCCTTTTGTTTTATGGATGCGGCACCTTCTAATTTGGTTTTGTGACCCTCCCTTTCATATAAAAAAAttcattccatgattccctggTCTCCTTCTCCAAGATCAAGATTTTGTAAACCTTTCAGACATGTCCTTTAGAAGATTTTGTTTGCCTTCACATATACAAAACAGAAAGTGTTCCGAAGGGCTTACCTAACCCAGACACTTTTCTGTTGACTTTCTTGATAGAGCACTGTTTGACTCCAAAGAAGGTGGGTTGGTGTCGGGGATCTTTTCCACGTTGGTTTTACAACCCAAGCCTTCAGCAGTGTGAGGAGTTCATTTTTGGTGGCTGCAAAGCCAACAAGAATAACTACTTACGGGAAGAGGAATGTGAACTCGCCTGCAAGAATGTCAGAGGTGAGTGCTTCAAAAATCCAGCCCCCTCTTTCTCATAGGATTGGGATGACCCTATGGACAAGTACTGCAGGCTCTTGGATGATGCCTGGTCAGAGCCCAGTAAGCTGAGGAGACTGGGCTAATTATGGATGAGCAGTCATTGTCTTAAGCTGCCAGCGTATCTGACCCAGCTCCTAAAGCACTGGACAGTGTCCTTGGTATTTCTCTGGCTGCAGAGGCCCTCACCAAATCTTTGTGTCACATCTGAAACCTAAATTCAGAGGGCAGCATTGTGCAGTTGGGGGCCAGAAGTGCTTCActcacaaaatgaaattaatatcCCTCCTTGGCACCCTCAACCCACTGAGAACGATTTAATGCTGCTCAGATAAATGGGCTGAGCCTCTGCCAGGCCCATTGCAGTGCACAACTTAAGAAGGAGATTAAATCCTTGGAAAAGAAAGACAATTTGGAAATGGTCTAGCTTGTGATGGGAAGTTCCCCTGTGCTCCTCCAGGCCTGCCTCATGTGGGTACAATTCATGTGGATCTCTGAGTGGTGGGCATCCACATTTCACCTCTGTAATCCAGGGCCTTCTTCCAGAAAATACGCTCTTATGTGATACATGAAGGCAATATAAAGCTGATCTTAACCTGACAAAATGCTGAtggtaaatttattttattcttcctctTGTTTCTTCAGGTTCTGTTGGTGGACGACAACAGCCAGGTGAGTCTCCCATAGGACAGTGTAATCTTACTGCAAGCTTGGGCTGAGTGTCTCATGTCCATTCCTGTGGCTTTTGATTAGGACTCAGTGTGGAAAGTGAGGCACTGGAGACTAATTTCTTTACTAAGCCTTTCACTTTCATGTCATAGGATAATTTAGGTTGGGGATGACCTCTAGAGGTCATCTGATCCAACCCACTACTGAAAGCAGGTCCAGCTTTGAGTCACACTAGGTTGCTCAGCTCTGTATCCAGTTCAGTTTTGAGTATCTCTGAAAAAGGAGATTTTACACTTTGTCTGGTCAAACTGTGCCAGTGTTTGATGACCCTCACTGTAAATTTTCCCCTTATATTGAAGTGCTGTCCCTTGTTGCAACTCCTGTCTGTTGCTGCTCATCTGATTACTGTTCTCCAAAATGAATGTCTCTTCTATAATCTCTGTCTTCTCCTCACGCTAGGTCTTGTGCTCCAGGCTCTTGCTGAGATTTACCCTAGTATGCCTATGTTTTTAGTCACTGGGAAgctcagaactgggcacagtactCAGCACTTGGGACCAGCTCTAGAGCAAAGAGGTTTGAAGCTCTTGCAGCCCAGTGTGCAGATTTCAGTTTGGCTTTCCTAATTTAATCCCCCATGCTTGGGCAATGTCTCCATATTCTTCCTGAGTAGCTCATTCTTGTTTCCACCTGCTATGTACTTCTTTCTGAGAGGAAACATAGCAATTTCCAGAGCAATGTTTCCTTTATAGACAGGACTTACGGGGTTTTTTTGAGTCTAGGGTGGCACTGAGGAGAGACCTTTACCAATCTGCCATGTTTCTTGTTTGCCAGCCCTATCAGCAGCTTTTAAGTGCTTTGTAAAGCATCCGGCAGGGAGAAACCATGAATTTTAATGAGCTATCTGAACTGTTTCTGATGCAGTATGCAATGGGAACTGTCAGGCCCCCTTCTTCAGATGCAAGGATGGTTGCTGCATTGATGCCTATCTGGAGTGTGATGAAACTCCCGACTGTGCTGATGAATCGGATGAGATGTACTGTGAACAATGTAAGTACTTTAAATTCTGGCTCAGACACCTTTACCATCTGCCCAGCAATGGGTCCAATGTAACTTACAGGTGCTGATTCAATATGTTTTGGTGTTTTATGTTCTTATCTCCTGACCCTGCTTTATCTCTTTCCACAGTCTTTTGTTTGCAGGTTCTCCCATATCCTGTATCTCTGCTGACTGCAAGAGATGACCTTCTTTCTGTGATGTTTCCTGCCTTTTAAATACGCTTTGACTCTCCTCTCTGCACCTATTTGTAAGAATTCAGGCCTGTCTTTCTGTCCcctttcaatatttttctcaCTGAATCACCTCACCTTCTCTCTTAGAGTTGGGAAATGGGGAAGGAAACCACTATTTCTCCAAGTCTGTCCAGTGGCACAGTCCCCTTATTATCCTCTTATGCTAATGTAAATGCACCGTGGTGAGATGCCCAAATCCACCCCATCTCCTCCCTTCTTCCATCCCTCCTCACCCCTTCTGAATTCCCATAATCTCTTTCCTATGTGTGGatgttttattgtctttttaGATTTGCAAGCTATGATTCATGTCTCTTGCCCTCTCTTATATTCTGCACTAGTgctcttttatattttttaaaacctggAGTAACTTTACTTCTtgatagaaaacaaaaataagaaagccCCTTTGTTTTCCTTAGTTTTGTCTCTGTATCTGTGGATTGGAAATTGGGAAGAGTTTCTTGTtactacattttatttttcctatgtTCCTCTCACATCTTTGAGATACATAAGAACATCAAATGACATCTCACTTCCTCTGGTTTCTGATATCAAAGGAATGTGCAGGAAAGCCCTGTCTGCCCAtgtctgcatggacagaggCATTTCTTTTCAACTGGTGAGAGAAGTTTTAACATGAAACATTTCCCTTGCAGATGCTCGTGAGTTCAATCGACTGCAGAAAATCAATGTCACACATAAGCAAGGTATGTACTATCCAGAGCACCTAGGCTGACCTCTGCCAgcttttggctttttcttcagtttgttGTTCCATGGTAAAACTGCTTCCCTCTATAAATCCAAAACCAGGTGTAGCATCTGGATAGTCCCTGTACTGAAAATGAGCAAGGGCCTGTTCTCTTACCTTGAGCACAGCTGTTGACAGCAGACTTTCACTCTCCTGACTAAACTTTTTCCATCCAGGTAGGTCTCATACATGTTGCTTTCTGGGCACAGTACCTGGCCTGTCCAAAACCCTGCAGcatggtttgttgttgtttttttttaaatagtgcaAACTGAAGCAGTGTGGGGGACACAGCAATGTCTGTGCTTAGTCCCATATCTTTGTTTGTTAAACTGTAGACAGTGGACCTATCTCTGGGCTAAAAGAGTATATTCCAAGTCACTTAAATGCAACTCGGTTGTAGAGGAGACCTGAGCTGATCTGTGGTTTCTGTGTGTCCAGGCTCTTCATGCTCCCTTCTGCCTGCCAGGGAGGACATGTCATTTCCACAGGGGAGTGAATCCAGGGTTTACCATGACTGCACactctggttttcctttttctgcttgctAGTTGGATTTATGGCAGGTGCCAGCTCACCTTGGCAGTGCCAAATTGACCAGCTGGCAACTGAGCAGTGGGGACCTGAGGGCCACTGTTCTGGCTATGGATTTCCTCTGCCATGGTGCTTGTGCTCTTTTGTTGCAAGCAGAAAATTTTGCTCTACTTCAAGCCCACTGCTTGAGCTAAAGCACCTGTGCCTTGCTTTGCCAGGCCACTGTGTGGACTTGCCTGATACTGGACAGTGCACCGAGAGCATCCCCCGCTGGTACTACAACCCATTCCTGGAGAAATGTGACCCCTTCACCTatggtggctgtggtggcaaCAGCAACAACTTTGAACAAGAGGAAGAGTGTATGAAATCATGTTCAGGCATCACAAGTAAGCATACATAGTGAGGGCTGGAGTTTTACTGATCAAACTGGGAAAACCACTTCAGATTCAGTTCTGTGGTCCCAAAGAGGCAGTGCCTTGGGAGCTTTCAGTCAAAGCTGCTAGGCTGTCAAACCCTGGCCATGACCCACAGTATGGCATATAGGGTATGGTGGCTCTACAGCATCTTTCTGCAAAGCAGCCTGTCATTtcacagagctggaaagcaTTTTGGGTGCTGATgttgaaaaaaagacaaaggagGATGACAAAACTAATCAGAGATATGTTTGCTTTGAAGAGAATCTAACCCCCTAGCTTGGCTCCAGGTATCCCCAAGTGAGAGAGGAGAAATTGAGAAAATCCTCAAATAAAACATACTAGCCTGAAGTCttaaacaaaaaagggaaagggcTACACTGCACACTTGGTATGTATTACTTTGGAGGCCAACAGGAAGAATTCTGCCAGACTGTATCTGTTAAGAGGCATACTACCTCCTCAGCTACACTGAGCCTCACAGCCTGCCCTGAGAGCTCAGTACCACGGCTGTCGAGAAGGGATGCTGTGTGTGTTCAGTCACTTCAGGGCACTGGAAATATGCTCCTCAGAAACTTATCTATTGTTCCCAATCTTCtttgtaaaacttttttttcccctctgtgttcCCAATTCAGAAGCAGATGTCATTGGCCGAAGATGGGAATCATTTGAGTCCCAAACTGCTATGTTAAGTGAGTAACAATTTTCCCAATCAATTTTCTTGTTGCTTTTCCTTGTTCTGAAAATTACGTTGTCTTTCCTTGCAAAGAATAGCCTTCTCTCCCACACTCTTTGAAGCTGAGGGAGTAGTGTGGGATTCCGGGGATGCTAGCAGCAGCAAGAAAGAGGTGCTTCTGTGCACTGTACAGCTGTGgtccattttttcctgtgtctgtgtctcAGTAGTTCATACAGAGactcctgtttttctttccaccaACTTGCATGAATGTTCCACTGTTCAACATCAAAAAATGGGAAGTAACACTCTTCCTAAGGGCCAATTTCACGTAAGGACTACTAACTTTTTCAAGAAAGAAAGCTCAAGTGGATATGAATAATATCCAGTACTAGACCGTGAGTACTAGACTAGAAATGTGATGACCCTACGCAGCCTCTCCACAACACTTAGAACGCCCAATGCTATTGAAAtacaaattctttaaaaaatgtcacATGAAGGTTATTGTTATTAAATCCTAGAGATAGATTTAATCTTTAAATTCACACCCCCTCTCAAATGCACCATGTTTGACTGTCTCCACTGATGATGCaggggtttggttggttggagAACAAGTGCTCACACCCCTGCCAAGAGTACTTTCCCACAAACTCAGCCTGTCCTCCGTAGCTCACTCCCTCAGTGTTGTCCCAGTCAGGAGGTGCCTTCTGTGACCACCCTTTAGTGGCCTCCCTGCTGAGGTATGACACAAGGCTGCTGTTGCAGAAGGATGTGATATTCCTAGGGTTGGCAAATGGCCAAGCCTGCCCAAGTCACGGAACAGCCTTTAGAGGGCGTGGTGCATCTGGGAAATGATGGGAAATACCATTTGGGAGagacaggctggggctgtgccatgcATTTGCCATCTTTCTTCTTTGCTGCTTGTGCAGTGACCACCCTGCCGACGTGCCAGCTGTTGCCTCTTCTCTTTGCCAGCACAATGCTTGCTTCGTCCTGGCCACTCCTGCTGCATCAGCGTTTGTGGAGCATCCCTTCTAACATGTCACGTATTCCTGCAGGTGCCTTTGAGGTAGTGATTGCTGTGCTCCTTGGGATCTGCATCATGGTAGTCCTGGTGTTCATTGGCTACTTcttcctgaagaaaaggaagaagaacagcCGCCGCCGTCAGCCCCCCACTGCTACCAACTCAACCCTCTCCACCACAGAGGACACTGAGCATCTGTTCTACAGCAGTGCCACCAAACCAGTCTGACCTACAGCCTCTCtctccagctcagcactgggGCACTCCCCAGAATTCTGGAGCTCTGTTTTTAGACACAGGTCTGTGCCTGAAGGACTCGTTCTCTATGAAGACATGGAGCGTCAGGCCAAGATTTAACTGTGATTTGGCAGTACTAGTATTTGTGATTGTCTAGGCTAAATGGCTGCTCTGGAAAGTGTGGAACTGGGAGCATTCTGTTGCTCTCTGCCATCCATCTGTTCCTAATCTCAAACAATCCAGTGAAACTCTGAATTACATCTTTCTTCCTGCTCAAACCTGGAGCACAACTTTGCTCAACTTCCTGAAGGAGCCTGGAACTGGATTTGTGTAGCATTCATGTTGGTCAATGGTGCAAGGTCACCAGAGCCAGCAATTTGTTTTCAGTGTCACTTTCTGCCACTTAACCTTGTattttcctccccttctccctgtcCTCTGCAAGGTGCCCTGCCTTGCAGCAGTCTGCCTCATTGTGGAGCATCCCTTGAGGTCTGTGGGATTCACATAATCATTCAGACCTGATCCAAGACACTCTCCAGCAGATCCTGTTTTCAACATGGATGGAAACAGAAATACCTGCTTAAGTCACTAGGCTTTGGTTTTTAGCAGAAAAGCACACCTTGACTTTTTGCTGGCTGGCTGCTGTGTTTCAGTCTCCTGTGTACAGTACGTGTTCacaatttttctctctgaaagtTGCCCTGTTTGCTTTCCCAGTGTTCAGTCTGAACCCAAACACGTTGAGAAAATATCTATTTATTCTCCCATGAAGTAAACGTCCATACTTTTCCTGCTGATTGtgcaggaaagctgcagctttgATTTTACTGCATGTTCCTCTGAGCACACAGCCTGACCTGAGTCCCTGGCAtctcccagggcacaggagtGGGCTGAATACCACCAGCTAATGTCCCCAGTCTTCCTTGCTCCTGCTGGCTCATCCCTCCTGATGCAAgatcagcccagcccagctccaggaggtCCAGAGCTCATCTCTGGCCCCAAGGCATCAAGTGAAATCCCCACTTTGGCAATGTCCTGGTCCTAGTCCTGGTCCTGTATGttcccctgctgtccctgtgcaaTGAGATCCTTCTGAGCTCTGTCGTGCAGCGTCTGCTGGTCCAGGCTTGTACCTCAGTGAGCTGAGGATTTCTGTTGAGGCAGAAGAAGCTATTTGTGAAGGGCCTGATGCGCTGCTagctgtggggctggcaccAATCCGTAAATTTCCAGTGTCTGCTGCTCTTGGAAAACTGCTGTGAAGAGAGAGGAAACCACTGCATGCATgagtatgtgtgtgtgtgtgtgtgtgtgtgtgtgtgtgtatgtgtgtgtaagAAGCATAAATCTATGTACAGACTTCATTTAAATGCATGGATTCTTTCAAGGCACAGTGGTTCTGGAACACTGGTGAAGCCattcccagctcaggacatgGCTCAGgtcctttttccttttgagtGCAGTGGCAGGAGAGCTGCCTCCTTGGGCTAATGCCTGGGCCGAAAGGAAAGCAACTGCTTCCCCGAGTGCTGGCAGTCTGACTGCTTGCCTATCCCCATCACAGGCATTTGCCTCAGCCAGCGTTCCTGGGTCAGATTCCTCCTTTCCGTGATCTGTCTCATATAATTTCTTCCATCTCTTAGTTTTTCCCACAGTCTATCGTGGCCTATGCAATAAACCTAAtgtcttgatttatttttttgtgtgctcACTCTGATAATAAAAAGGAGATGTTTGTCTTATCTGGCTTGGGAGTGGTGTCTGAGGAGCAATGACCCGCAGAGGGGGCAGGTACCGTTCCCATGGCTGCTATCTCACACCCTTTCATCTGCCCGACTGCGGTATCTCGACTGTGCTATCTcgggagagctgctgcagcagcggTCCCATGGCGTGGGGAGGGCTGGAAGCAGGGGATGCAACATCTGTGGCTACCTGAAGAGGAAACTACTGCATGAGGTGTTCTGGGAGAAAGATTATTACCCACTAAGTCAcccagagagcagggcagggtgtaACCTGAAACTGGGTTCCA is drawn from Prinia subflava isolate CZ2003 ecotype Zambia chromosome 5, Cam_Psub_1.2, whole genome shotgun sequence and contains these coding sequences:
- the SPINT1 gene encoding kunitz-type protease inhibitor 1, translating into MSRRSPGPWFALWVCLVLALDLGEGQKEKPFGEMCLEDFTAGLPDWVLDTDASVQNGATFLSSPMVHRSRDCMRACCKDPACNLALVEQGPGSEEDHIQGCFLLNCLYEKAFVCRFARKSGFLNFLKKDVYDSYLAMQNHRPSDDHPPIARAVKDMRVQPGEPVMLRGAESTDDHGIVNYEWKQILGDPSVEMKKHEEDQVEISNLQVGTYVFQLTVTDTAQQQDFTNITIVVLSSEQTEEHCLTPKKVGWCRGSFPRWFYNPSLQQCEEFIFGGCKANKNNYLREEECELACKNVRGSVGGRQQPVCNGNCQAPFFRCKDGCCIDAYLECDETPDCADESDEMYCEQYAREFNRLQKINVTHKQGHCVDLPDTGQCTESIPRWYYNPFLEKCDPFTYGGCGGNSNNFEQEEECMKSCSGITKADVIGRRWESFESQTAMLSAFEVVIAVLLGICIMVVLVFIGYFFLKKRKKNSRRRQPPTATNSTLSTTEDTEHLFYSSATKPV